The following are from one region of the Salvia splendens isolate huo1 chromosome 2, SspV2, whole genome shotgun sequence genome:
- the LOC121776660 gene encoding protein FAR1-RELATED SEQUENCE 5-like, with product MHYVVLVVVPECSHELKPVVGRKFQSLEFAFAFYEIYARAVGFDTRKQAMRKVDDVTTWYQVICNREGRKKGDEDDQLNARSGFTIKRMKLSKRCGCTASISFRFFSEDCLSGYVIQEFNEIHNHHMVETEYQQFMSSNRKLDDVHHKFILGCTKANLRPTLTFKVLKEILGGFDLVGCTVGDIRNASRDIKAYAHGFDVQMVLDDMAKKKEMSEAFTYHYEVNESEQLVALFWCNGLMKRNYHMFGDTVSFDSTYNRNRYCMIFTPFTGKDNHGCPVTFAAGLVCSEKTGSFAWLFRHFVDCMGVAPRMIVTDQDLGMRSAIEEVLVGTRHRWCMWHIMHKLAVKVPNRLLRDDDFKKEFNACVWSDLVEPGEFEEEWNRLVEHHHLEDIDWFTTLYAYRKYWIPTYFRDFPMGSMIRTTSISESENSFYKNFLKPRANIAEFYLNFNHVIEFQRNSRTALDYHDATAIPIIATTLPFEKHASTLYTDSMFKKIQEEIVEGNDRCRVLGFISGETVDTYKLGDSKRNAYVVRHDKTDDTYSCECKLFGRHGYLCSHIFFLFRNNEVKKIPDKYCESRWMKTPLAKPVHGELQDPLPTHSSVDDRQTVSNQASSMFYGFLRRFETDIDVLRAFVGGVEELGNSLQAGTPSTSAAEKRRMVEEFY from the exons ATGCATTATGttgtct TGGTTgttgtacctgaatgttctCACGAGCTGAAGCCTGTGGTTGGTCGGAAATTCCAATCCTTGGAATTCGCATTCGCTTTTTACGAAATATATGCCCGCGCAGTTGGCTTTGATACGCGCAAACAAGCGATGAGGAAGGTtgatgatgtcacgacttggtATCAAGTTATATGCAATagggaaggaaggaagaagggtgACGAAGATGACCAGTTGAATGCCCGGTCTGGTTTCACTATCAAGCGTATGAAACTATCTAAGCGGTGTGGTTGTACGGCTAGTATATCCTTCAGGTTTTTCTCGGAAGATTGCTTGTCAGGTTATGTAATTCAGGAGTTCAACGAGATTCATAACCATCACATGGTTGAGACGGAATATCAGCAATTCATGTCAAGTAATCGCAAGTTGGATGATGTACATCATAAATTCATCCTCGGCTGTACCAAGGCTAATTTAAGACCCACGCTTACATTTAAGGTATTGAAGGAAATTCTTGGCGGGTTTGACCTAGTTGGCTGCACTGTTGGGGATATCAGGAATGCCTCACGGGACATCAAAGCATATGCACACGGATTTGATGTACAAATGGTGTTGGATGATATGGCTAAGAAGAAGGAGATGTCCGAGGCGTTTACCTATCACTACGAAGTTAACGAATCCGAACAGTTGGTTGCTCTCTTTTGGTGCAACGGTTTGATGAAGAGGAATTACCACATGTTTGGTGATACAGTGTCCTTCGACTCCACGTACAACAGAAACAG GTACTGTATGATCTTCACTCCTTTCACTGGAAAGGATAATCATGGTTGTCCTGTGACATTTGCGGCCGGGTTGGTGTGCAGTGAGAAAACAGGATCATTTGCTTGGTTGTTCAGACATTTCGTAGATTGTATGGGTGTAGCACCCCGGATGATTGTTACCGATCAAGATTTAGGTATGCGATCAGCGATTGAAGAGGTCCTAGTCGGCACACGTCATCGTTGGTGTATGTGGCATATAATGCATAAGTTGGCTGTCAAGGTACCAAACAGATTGTTGCGGGATGACGATTTCAAAAAGGAATTCAACGCTTGTGTGTGGTCGGACCTTGTAGAGCCAGGCGAATTCGAAGAGGAGTGGAATAGATTGGTCGAACATCATCATCTAGAGGACATCGACTGGTTTACCACATTGTATGCGTATAGGAAATATTGGATACCGACGTACTTCAGGGATTTTCCTATGGGATCGATGATTAGGACAACGTCCATATCGGAATCAGAGAACAGTTTCTACAAAAATTTCCTGAAGCCCCGAGCTAACATAGCTGAATTCTACTTGAATTTCAACCACGTCATAGAATTCCAGCGGAACAGTAGAACAGCGTTGGACTACCACGATGCCACTGCCATACCCATAATAGCAACTACTCTGCCGTTCGAGAAACATGCTTCCACGTTGTATACCGACAGTATGTTCAAGAAAATACAAGAAGAAATTGTAGAGGGTAATGACAGATGTCGTGTGCTGGGTTTTATATCCGGAGAAACGGTTGACACATACAAGCTTGGGGATAGCAAGCGCAATGCATATGTTGTCCGTCATGACAAGACTGATGATACTTACTCCTGCGAATGCAAACTATTTGGTCGGCATGGTTATTTGTGCAGTCATATATTTTTCTTGTTTCGGAACAATGAGGTGAAAAAAATCCCGGATAAATACTGTGAAAGCCGATGGATGAAGACTCCCTTAGCCAAGCCTGTACATGGGGAGTTGCAGGATCCTCTGCCTACCCATTCATCCGTTGACGATAGGCAAACTGTGTCTAACCAGGCGAGTTCGATGTTTTATGGGTTTCTTAGACGGTTTGAGACCGACATCGATGTGTTACGTGCATTCGTAGGCGGCGTCGAAGAACTTGGCAACTCTCTTCAAGCTGGTACCCCATCAACCTCAGCCGCTGAGAAGAGGCGTATGGTTGAAGAGTTTTATTGA
- the LOC121762972 gene encoding uncharacterized protein LOC121762972 isoform X1, giving the protein MAVVSSSVSASALSLFTSIPHSTKKLIPRKRSISMSASSSSAEASHGESKSTQNLGVSEKGKPPELPYNYSLVNPNGSTVVQFVQSTESNIERVIFDFRFLALLAVGGSLAGSVLCFLNGCVYIFDAYKVYWTSCVKGVHSGQMVLRLVEAIDVYLAGTVMLIFGMGLYGLFISNVPPNVAPASDRSLKGSSLFGMFALKVMLCFLSSANFHQKT; this is encoded by the exons ATGGCGGTGGTCTCATCTTCCGTTTCAGCCAGCGCTCTCTCGCTGTTCACGTCCATTCCACACTCCACCAAGAAATTAATCCCCAGAAAACGTTCCATCTCAATGTCCGCCTCTTCTTCCTCAGCAGAGGCTTCTCATGGTGAATCTAAATCAACTCAAAATCTTGGAGTTTCGGAGAAAGGGAAACCGCCGGAGTTACCCTACAATTATTCGCTGGTAAATCCGAATGGAAGCACGGTCGTGCAATTTGTGCAATCTACCGAGTCCAATATTGAGAGG GTCATATTTGATTTCCGGTTTTTGGCACTACTAGCAGTTGGTGGTTCATTGGCTGGCTCTGTGCTGTGCTTTCTCAAT GGATGCGTCTACATATTTGACGCGTACAAAGTATACTGGACGAGCTGTGTTAAAGGTGTCCATTCTGGCCAAATGGTTCTACGACTTGTTGAAGCCATTG ATGTATATCTTGCTGGGACTGTCATGTTGATATTCGGGATGGGGTTGTACGGACTCTTCATTTCAAATGTGCCCCCAAATGTCGCTCCAGCTTCTGACCGCTCACTCAAGGGGTCATCCTTGTTCGGCATGTTTGCTTTGAAGGTAATGTTATGTTTCCTCTCTTCTGCCAACTTTCATCAAAAGACTTAA
- the LOC121762972 gene encoding uncharacterized protein LOC121762972 isoform X2 yields MAVVSSSVSASALSLFTSIPHSTKKLIPRKRSISMSASSSSAEASHGESKSTQNLGVSEKGKPPELPYNYSLVNPNGSTVVQFVQSTESNIERVIFDFRFLALLAVGGSLAGSVLCFLNGCVYIFDAYKVYWTSCVKGVHSGQMVLRLVEAIDVYLAGTVMLIFGMGLYGLFISNVPPNVAPASDRSLKGSSLFGMFALKGM; encoded by the exons ATGGCGGTGGTCTCATCTTCCGTTTCAGCCAGCGCTCTCTCGCTGTTCACGTCCATTCCACACTCCACCAAGAAATTAATCCCCAGAAAACGTTCCATCTCAATGTCCGCCTCTTCTTCCTCAGCAGAGGCTTCTCATGGTGAATCTAAATCAACTCAAAATCTTGGAGTTTCGGAGAAAGGGAAACCGCCGGAGTTACCCTACAATTATTCGCTGGTAAATCCGAATGGAAGCACGGTCGTGCAATTTGTGCAATCTACCGAGTCCAATATTGAGAGG GTCATATTTGATTTCCGGTTTTTGGCACTACTAGCAGTTGGTGGTTCATTGGCTGGCTCTGTGCTGTGCTTTCTCAAT GGATGCGTCTACATATTTGACGCGTACAAAGTATACTGGACGAGCTGTGTTAAAGGTGTCCATTCTGGCCAAATGGTTCTACGACTTGTTGAAGCCATTG ATGTATATCTTGCTGGGACTGTCATGTTGATATTCGGGATGGGGTTGTACGGACTCTTCATTTCAAATGTGCCCCCAAATGTCGCTCCAGCTTCTGACCGCTCACTCAAGGGGTCATCCTTGTTCGGCATGTTTGCTTTGAAG GGCATGTGA